One window from the genome of Dolosigranulum savutiense encodes:
- a CDS encoding HD domain-containing protein, giving the protein MRQQLIDSTVQFVKEQLDGDSSGHDWFHIERVWTNALSIHEQEQTGNLLVIELAALLHDLADSKLFDEVVGRQNIHYFLEGEGVPDSIVQHVLQIIDTISFRKGIKPVTIEGQIVQDADRLDAIGAIGIARAFAYGGATGQALFDPTKPLDKITDQKSASTIHHFFDKLLVLQALMNTTTGRKLAKERHQFMLDFLDQFLSELD; this is encoded by the coding sequence ATGAGACAACAATTGATAGATAGTACGGTCCAATTTGTTAAAGAACAACTGGACGGTGATAGTAGTGGACATGACTGGTTTCATATTGAGCGTGTATGGACTAATGCACTAAGTATACACGAGCAGGAACAAACAGGAAATTTATTAGTTATTGAATTAGCTGCCTTGCTCCATGATTTAGCTGATAGTAAATTGTTTGATGAGGTAGTAGGTCGGCAAAATATTCACTATTTTCTAGAAGGCGAAGGAGTACCTGATTCGATTGTCCAACACGTCCTTCAAATTATTGACACTATTTCATTCCGCAAAGGGATAAAGCCGGTAACCATTGAAGGGCAGATTGTTCAAGATGCTGATCGATTAGATGCGATTGGGGCAATTGGGATAGCGCGCGCCTTTGCTTATGGTGGAGCAACTGGACAAGCATTATTTGATCCTACTAAACCATTGGATAAAATAACGGATCAAAAGTCAGCATCAACTATTCATCATTTTTTTGATAAATTATTGGTGTTACAAGCATTAATGAATACAACAACCGGCCGAAAATTGGCAAAGGAGCGCCATCAATTTATGCTAGATTTTCTAGATCAATTTCTTAGTGAACTAGATTAG
- a CDS encoding HTH domain-containing protein: protein MPDNQPTVKEFADKLDVSKQTIHNHLKKLDKEERTTNSRGIIVLTDREQHQLIESITGKPPATEQTEKDEKSINQELSNTIEELRQEIIQLQEDIKEKKSQIEESNTRNGRQADQIDELNRLLDQQQQLQAVTQKQLDNALEDKTKLLEYKQEQEAKGFWARLFNR from the coding sequence ATGCCAGATAATCAGCCAACAGTAAAAGAATTTGCAGACAAATTGGATGTGAGTAAACAAACGATTCATAATCATTTAAAAAAGTTAGATAAGGAAGAGCGGACAACGAATTCGCGTGGTATTATTGTATTGACGGATAGAGAACAGCATCAATTAATTGAGTCTATTACAGGAAAACCACCCGCGACAGAGCAAACTGAAAAAGACGAAAAATCAATTAATCAAGAGCTGTCCAATACAATTGAAGAGCTTAGACAAGAAATTATTCAATTACAAGAAGATATTAAAGAGAAAAAGAGTCAAATTGAAGAATCTAACACCAGAAATGGACGACAAGCCGATCAAATTGATGAGCTAAACCGCTTATTAGATCAGCAACAACAACTACAAGCAGTCACCCAAAAACAACTGGACAATGCACTAGAAGATAAGACTAAATTATTAGAATACAAACAAGAACAAGAAGCGAAGGGGTTTTGGGCACGATTATTTAACCGTTAA
- the thiT gene encoding energy-coupled thiamine transporter ThiT: MRDKKLSMLIEGAIMIAVAEVLSMLPTGFGPYNISIGVIPIILFAFRHGTIKGFLIGFTYGLLKIVLGDIQGVVPLQIAIEYSVPYLSLGFAGLVGDKIRQAAKRGDKAYGYIATGTIIGCFARYIWHYIAGVVYSLIVNGGSMVVTTIATIIVLSLLYANSKRLFRLNV, encoded by the coding sequence ATGCGTGATAAAAAATTATCGATGTTAATCGAAGGAGCTATCATGATTGCTGTTGCTGAAGTACTGTCAATGTTACCGACAGGATTTGGGCCATACAATATTTCTATCGGAGTTATTCCTATTATTTTATTTGCTTTCCGGCACGGAACAATTAAGGGATTTTTAATCGGCTTTACTTATGGCTTACTTAAAATTGTTCTTGGCGATATTCAAGGCGTCGTGCCCCTTCAGATCGCTATCGAGTATTCGGTACCTTACCTTAGTTTAGGATTTGCCGGTTTAGTAGGAGATAAGATTCGTCAAGCTGCTAAGCGCGGAGATAAGGCATACGGTTATATTGCAACTGGTACAATTATTGGCTGCTTTGCTCGATATATTTGGCATTATATTGCTGGGGTGGTTTACTCTTTGATCGTAAATGGCGGTAGCATGGTGGTGACTACAATTGCAACTATTATTGTACTGAGTTTACTTTATGCTAACTCAAAACGTCTTTTCCGATTAAATGTTTAA
- a CDS encoding TrkH family potassium uptake protein, with translation MNKRIISYTLAKLIQITGVLMGFPVVVSLIYREPFIYTFSFLSVGAVMFIGGTLLSRIKPDNNRLYAKEGFIIVSLSWIIISFFGGLPFVINGDIPSIVDAFFETASGFTTTGASILDDVEALAHSSIFWRSFSHLVGGMGVLVFALAISPRAESEDVHMMRAEMPGPKFDKLVSKIVKSAQILYLIYFAMTIVTIVLLMLTGLPLFDSMIHAFGAAGTGGFGMKNSSFAFYDNVAAEIILSVAMILFGVNFSLYYFLLAKKVKEVFYSEELRWYLGFIVGSILLIAGQLIAHDTRVGSALRDSFFTVSSIITTSGFSTANFNQWPLFSQIIILILMFIGGMAGSTGGGLKVSRVAIMIKSGIREYKKTFHPNRQTSLIFEGESIKHPMLANISNYLALYTIVFVLIMLSVSFEMPDFTSSFSAVAATLNNIGPGLNAVGPNGSFSQFSNFNKLLLTFAMLMGRLEIFPILILFSPKTWRGVP, from the coding sequence ATGAATAAACGGATAATTAGTTATACTTTAGCAAAATTAATTCAAATTACCGGCGTACTGATGGGTTTTCCAGTTGTAGTGAGTTTAATTTATCGCGAACCTTTTATTTACACATTTAGTTTTTTGAGTGTGGGAGCGGTGATGTTTATTGGTGGGACATTGCTGTCGCGAATTAAGCCTGATAATAATCGTCTGTATGCGAAGGAAGGTTTCATTATTGTTTCTTTGTCATGGATCATTATTTCCTTTTTTGGCGGGTTACCCTTTGTAATTAATGGCGATATTCCTTCAATTGTAGATGCTTTTTTTGAGACAGCGAGTGGATTTACAACGACAGGAGCAAGTATTTTAGATGATGTAGAAGCATTGGCACATTCTTCTATTTTTTGGCGTAGCTTTTCCCACTTAGTCGGAGGGATGGGGGTTTTAGTATTTGCCTTAGCGATCTCTCCACGTGCTGAATCAGAAGATGTGCACATGATGCGAGCAGAAATGCCTGGTCCAAAGTTTGACAAATTAGTGTCAAAAATTGTCAAATCAGCTCAAATTTTATACTTAATTTATTTTGCCATGACGATTGTAACGATTGTATTATTGATGCTAACAGGTTTACCTTTATTTGACAGTATGATCCACGCTTTTGGTGCAGCAGGTACAGGTGGATTCGGGATGAAAAATAGTAGTTTTGCGTTTTATGACAATGTTGCGGCAGAGATAATCTTGTCAGTTGCCATGATTCTGTTTGGGGTGAACTTTAGTTTGTATTACTTCCTCTTGGCTAAAAAAGTGAAGGAGGTATTCTATTCTGAGGAGCTTCGCTGGTATTTAGGTTTCATTGTTGGTTCCATATTGTTAATAGCAGGACAACTAATAGCCCATGATACGAGAGTAGGCTCAGCTTTACGTGATAGTTTCTTTACTGTTTCTTCTATTATTACGACAAGTGGTTTTTCAACTGCTAATTTTAATCAATGGCCCTTGTTTTCCCAGATTATTATTTTGATTTTAATGTTTATTGGAGGAATGGCTGGCTCAACCGGAGGAGGATTAAAAGTTTCTCGGGTTGCTATTATGATTAAATCAGGTATTAGAGAGTATAAGAAAACATTCCATCCAAATCGGCAAACAAGTTTGATTTTTGAAGGTGAATCTATTAAGCATCCCATGCTAGCCAATATTTCTAATTATTTGGCACTGTATACCATTGTATTTGTCCTTATTATGTTAAGTGTTAGCTTTGAGATGCCAGACTTTACATCAAGTTTTTCAGCAGTAGCAGCTACTTTGAATAATATTGGACCAGGATTGAATGCAGTGGGTCCAAATGGCTCTTTTAGTCAATTTAGCAACTTTAACAAGTTACTTCTAACCTTTGCAATGTTAATGGGGCGTCTTGAAATTTTCCCGATTTTAATTTTATTCTCACCTAAAACATGGCGCGGTGTTCCTTAA
- the trkA gene encoding Trk system potassium transporter TrkA, protein MNIIIVGGGKVGRALCKDLSLTDNNVTMIELRETVLERTISRADIDGFVGNGADIDIQKEAGVEHCDIFIAVTPEDETNIIAASIAKNLGATHTIARVRKPAYATHNEFMHESMGITLMINPEYEAASQIVDILRYPGALSVENFSDGVHLIEVMIEDDELSGLMISQFRQKFPNLIICAVKRGEEVIIPTGDTMIKRGDHLFVTGEQDLLANFYHVTGKKKKRLKNTLIIGGSRISHYLIDMLKDVSMGIKVIEINPDKASELSEHFPEVVVISGDGSDQEFLQEERIELFDAIVSLTGVDEENLLISLFARRNNLSKVITKVNRTDLINLIEEDPSHAFVTPHQLISNHISKFVRSVGSRAHSDIEGLYRVDNNQFEIIEFHITEESELTNQPIHSLPTKSDVLIANIIRNGHVIFPTGADDMQVDDHVIIATTRKYLTSLEDILE, encoded by the coding sequence ATGAATATAATTATTGTAGGTGGGGGGAAAGTTGGCCGCGCCTTATGTAAAGATTTATCGTTGACTGATAATAATGTAACAATGATTGAATTAAGAGAAACTGTGCTTGAGCGAACAATCTCACGAGCAGATATTGATGGTTTTGTGGGAAATGGGGCGGATATTGATATTCAAAAAGAAGCAGGGGTGGAGCATTGTGATATTTTTATCGCTGTAACACCAGAAGATGAAACAAATATCATTGCAGCTTCAATCGCCAAAAATTTAGGAGCGACACATACAATCGCTCGAGTTCGAAAACCGGCATATGCCACGCATAATGAATTTATGCATGAAAGTATGGGAATTACTCTAATGATTAATCCAGAGTATGAAGCGGCGTCACAAATTGTTGATATTCTACGATACCCGGGAGCATTAAGTGTAGAGAATTTTTCTGATGGTGTGCATCTAATCGAAGTGATGATTGAAGATGATGAGTTATCAGGTTTAATGATTAGCCAGTTCCGCCAAAAGTTTCCAAATTTAATTATTTGTGCGGTAAAACGTGGTGAAGAAGTTATCATTCCAACTGGGGATACGATGATTAAACGTGGCGATCATTTATTTGTGACGGGCGAACAAGACTTGCTGGCTAATTTTTATCATGTTACCGGTAAGAAGAAAAAACGATTAAAAAACACCTTGATTATTGGTGGAAGTCGTATTTCACATTATCTAATCGACATGTTAAAAGATGTATCGATGGGTATTAAAGTCATTGAGATTAATCCAGATAAAGCCAGTGAATTAAGTGAACATTTCCCTGAAGTTGTTGTGATTAGCGGAGATGGATCAGATCAAGAATTCTTACAAGAAGAACGTATTGAATTATTTGATGCTATTGTTAGTTTAACGGGAGTGGATGAAGAGAACTTATTAATTTCACTCTTTGCACGCCGAAATAATTTATCGAAAGTTATTACAAAAGTCAACCGGACAGATTTAATTAATTTAATTGAGGAAGATCCGTCACATGCCTTTGTAACACCGCATCAATTAATTTCTAATCATATTTCAAAATTTGTGCGTTCAGTAGGCTCTCGAGCACATTCTGATATCGAAGGATTATACCGAGTGGATAACAATCAATTTGAGATTATTGAGTTTCACATTACGGAAGAATCAGAATTGACCAACCAACCGATCCATTCACTTCCAACTAAATCAGATGTGTTAATTGCTAATATTATTCGCAATGGTCATGTTATTTTCCCAACTGGAGCGGATGATATGCAAGTGGATGATCATGTTATTATTGCAACAACACGTAAGTATTTAACGAGCTTGGAAGATATTTTAGAATAA
- the rlmH gene encoding 23S rRNA (pseudouridine(1915)-N(3))-methyltransferase RlmH, with product MKITIISVGKLKEKYLIKGINEYAKRLGAYCTFNMIEVNDEPAPEHLSVANEQKVKAIEGERILERIASRDYVIALDLNGKQMTSEAFAADIEDKMIHGQSHITFVIGGSLGLSPAVIQRSQAQIAFGKMTYPHQLMRLILTEQIYRIFRIIRGEPYHK from the coding sequence ATGAAAATTACTATTATTTCAGTGGGAAAATTAAAAGAAAAATATTTAATTAAAGGAATCAATGAGTATGCCAAACGTCTGGGGGCTTATTGTACATTCAATATGATTGAAGTGAATGATGAACCAGCACCAGAACATTTGAGTGTGGCTAATGAGCAGAAGGTTAAAGCAATTGAAGGGGAGCGAATTTTAGAACGAATCGCCTCTCGTGATTATGTGATTGCGTTAGATTTGAACGGAAAACAAATGACCTCTGAAGCATTTGCTGCTGATATTGAAGATAAAATGATTCATGGGCAAAGTCATATTACGTTTGTTATTGGGGGATCCTTAGGGTTAAGTCCAGCTGTTATTCAGCGTAGCCAAGCTCAAATAGCATTTGGCAAGATGACTTATCCACATCAACTCATGCGTCTCATTTTAACAGAACAAATTTATCGAATATTTCGTATTATTCGAGGAGAACCGTATCATAAATAA
- a CDS encoding trypsin-like peptidase domain-containing protein: MTQRLKHILMISTATIALVACQPQSNQATIEETEQTEQSTKDLESATDETKTSTVKTNVESDITEAVKKVQHTVVTIINKQQVTDIFGQTPTQSPDGELTDENLNEAGTGSGAIYKVKDGKAYIFTNNHVVEGSDAIDVMLKDGSRVPADVIGADKYTDLAVLSIDAENVTDVAEFGDSDNLTLGEPAIAIGSPLGTEFPLSVTAGIVSGVNRMVPVDTDGDRQMDWQMNAIQTDAAINPGNSGGPLVNVAGQIIGINSMKISTNVVEGMGFAIPSNDAVDIINELEREGEIIRPTLGITMVDLGLVSDEQKTNVLKIDESVEEGVVVVDVTSNTSASEAGLQSGDVITSFNGQPVTTGLELRQALYKTRVGDEVDVEFYRDGQLQTQTMTMREQERLAF, translated from the coding sequence ATGACACAAAGATTGAAACACATATTAATGATAAGTACTGCGACCATTGCACTGGTAGCTTGCCAACCTCAGTCCAATCAAGCAACTATTGAAGAAACTGAACAAACTGAGCAATCTACTAAAGATTTAGAGAGCGCTACTGATGAAACTAAAACTTCCACTGTAAAAACAAATGTCGAGAGCGATATTACTGAAGCGGTCAAAAAAGTTCAGCATACTGTCGTCACGATTATTAACAAGCAACAAGTGACTGATATATTTGGACAAACTCCAACCCAGTCACCGGATGGCGAGTTAACTGATGAAAATCTAAACGAAGCTGGAACAGGTAGTGGTGCTATTTATAAAGTAAAAGATGGAAAAGCCTATATCTTTACAAACAATCACGTAGTAGAAGGATCAGATGCTATTGATGTAATGTTAAAAGATGGCTCGCGTGTACCAGCAGATGTTATTGGAGCCGATAAGTATACAGACTTAGCTGTTTTATCGATCGATGCTGAGAATGTAACGGATGTAGCTGAGTTTGGAGATTCAGATAACTTAACACTAGGCGAGCCTGCCATTGCTATTGGTTCTCCTCTAGGAACAGAATTTCCACTTTCAGTCACAGCAGGGATCGTGTCAGGTGTTAATCGTATGGTGCCGGTTGATACGGATGGCGACCGACAAATGGATTGGCAAATGAATGCCATTCAAACCGATGCAGCGATTAACCCCGGAAATTCAGGAGGACCACTTGTCAATGTAGCGGGTCAAATTATTGGCATTAACTCAATGAAAATATCTACCAATGTTGTTGAAGGAATGGGCTTTGCTATTCCAAGTAATGATGCCGTTGATATCATTAATGAATTGGAACGAGAAGGCGAAATCATTCGACCAACACTAGGTATTACAATGGTAGATTTAGGCTTAGTTTCTGATGAACAAAAAACCAATGTCTTAAAAATTGATGAAAGTGTTGAAGAAGGGGTTGTTGTCGTTGACGTTACAAGCAACACATCAGCTTCTGAAGCTGGTTTACAATCAGGTGATGTGATTACTTCCTTTAATGGTCAACCTGTGACGACCGGGTTAGAGTTGCGCCAAGCTCTGTATAAAACGCGAGTTGGGGACGAAGTAGATGTCGAGTTTTATCGAGATGGCCAATTACAGACACAAACAATGACGATGAGAGAACAAGAGCGATTAGCATTCTAA
- a CDS encoding MBL fold metallo-hydrolase yields the protein MFNQQPADIKFCILASGSTGNMTYVETEKSKLLIDCGFSGKTAERLLSQINRSPAELDGILVTHEHNDHIKGVGVLSRRYNLDVYANEGTWQAMSKKIGKIDREHQHHFFNNRTKVFNDLDISSFGVSHDAADPQFYTFQKGGKRFVMLTDTGYVSDRMRGYLKNADAYLFESNHDLAMLRMGSYPWYLKQRIISDKGHLSNEDGARALAEIVGDKTKHVFLGHLSKENNMKSIAYNTAEDILRQKDTGVNDQFQLHDTDPDQPSQFISL from the coding sequence ATGTTTAATCAACAACCAGCAGATATTAAGTTTTGTATTTTAGCAAGTGGTAGTACGGGCAATATGACGTATGTTGAAACAGAAAAAAGTAAGTTGCTTATTGATTGTGGCTTTAGTGGAAAGACAGCTGAGCGACTTTTAAGTCAAATCAATCGTTCTCCTGCCGAATTGGATGGTATCTTAGTGACCCACGAACATAATGACCATATTAAAGGGGTGGGTGTTTTATCACGGCGATATAACTTAGATGTATATGCTAATGAAGGAACTTGGCAAGCAATGAGCAAAAAAATTGGCAAGATTGACCGGGAACATCAACATCATTTCTTTAATAATCGGACAAAAGTATTTAATGATTTGGATATCTCCAGTTTTGGGGTATCACATGATGCAGCGGATCCACAGTTTTATACGTTCCAAAAGGGTGGTAAACGCTTCGTGATGTTGACAGATACGGGATATGTAAGTGACCGTATGCGCGGTTATTTAAAGAATGCAGATGCATATTTATTTGAAAGCAATCATGATTTAGCGATGCTTCGAATGGGGAGTTATCCATGGTACTTAAAGCAACGAATTATTAGCGATAAAGGCCACTTATCGAATGAAGATGGTGCGCGGGCTTTAGCTGAAATAGTGGGGGATAAGACAAAACATGTCTTTTTAGGTCACTTAAGTAAGGAAAATAACATGAAATCAATTGCTTACAATACAGCAGAGGATATTTTGAGGCAGAAGGATACTGGAGTAAATGATCAATTTCAGTTGCATGATACGGATCCCGATCAGCCGAGTCAATTTATTTCATTATAA
- a CDS encoding two-component system regulatory protein YycI, with amino-acid sequence MNFKRIETIFIIAFIILNIFLFNSLVDRRNLHYVSTTTDQIDLLEDMRQANIQLPTFDDQSQQAYAIQANNYDILEEEASQLEGQVGVVEEGLYYTSFLSNPIELEGSIEQGFTQADYDKLANFLRSPQVLFGEEYAMGKLDEENGVFIYYHVVNGVPIMDGTSQIIFYIDADNNVFSYHQLYIGETMQQGRPIQTITDLDAVKSAYQNNEISTNTIVKKPVLAYQRTLYLDDLSMYVPVWTIEVEHSTRGKVLLQVDATDGTVIQQSAQANQSITPLPERPEADKH; translated from the coding sequence ATGAATTTTAAACGAATTGAAACAATTTTTATTATAGCATTCATTATCTTAAACATCTTTTTATTCAATAGCTTGGTTGATCGACGGAATTTACACTATGTATCAACTACGACAGATCAAATTGATTTACTTGAAGATATGAGACAAGCTAATATTCAGTTACCAACTTTTGATGATCAGTCCCAACAAGCCTATGCCATTCAAGCGAATAATTATGATATTTTGGAAGAAGAAGCTAGTCAATTGGAAGGGCAAGTGGGCGTAGTTGAAGAAGGGTTATATTATACTAGTTTTTTGTCTAATCCAATCGAATTAGAAGGTAGTATTGAGCAAGGGTTTACTCAAGCTGATTATGATAAATTGGCCAATTTTTTACGATCACCTCAAGTTTTATTCGGGGAAGAATATGCGATGGGTAAGTTGGATGAAGAAAATGGTGTCTTTATCTATTATCACGTTGTTAATGGGGTTCCAATCATGGATGGCACGTCACAAATTATTTTTTATATTGATGCAGATAACAATGTGTTTTCCTATCATCAACTTTATATTGGTGAAACTATGCAGCAAGGACGCCCTATTCAAACTATAACTGATTTAGATGCTGTGAAATCAGCATATCAGAATAACGAAATTTCAACGAATACAATAGTAAAAAAACCAGTTCTTGCGTATCAACGTACGTTATACTTAGATGATTTAAGCATGTATGTGCCTGTTTGGACAATAGAAGTGGAACATTCAACTCGAGGAAAAGTCCTTCTACAAGTTGACGCAACAGATGGTACGGTGATTCAGCAGTCAGCTCAAGCTAACCAATCGATTACACCACTACCAGAACGACCAGAGGCAGATAAGCATTAA
- the yycH gene encoding two-component system activity regulator YycH: MTLDRVKHVLLLLLIVLSFYISYNIWVPREEEELTSPLQTTNQMPAALIERKRLHVYAPSQYILHTDHPEKLPQNQMSEMFETLMSSVTINELSEGERFSREEFLLLNEADEDQYLEMIFHTELPIGLFDGRFANLPSDFANKFFTRLSINLDNPTTLYFYNSYNEEVYRGELDTDKLTEIRQLIDIEKIEGTPVFSQLMKQDIIYLPEEEQNIAQFDYVMERLPNSLFISSFFPDTSTVDVRVNNYETRYIDLTTEIRINQTTDILTYLNQLPDLDELTNVERFNNSFYQLSNLENWVEPILLDHYNPDNNILTYRRYIGEYPIFDQGGRKSYVEVGVLEEGLSHLQIPLQITQTPITLDDSKAETLMSGREVLDEIESKSTYELSDIEGIQVGLDWTESKESNRVIHFTPKWYVKVDGQWLTLTDLVAERSGDGNYEF, from the coding sequence ATGACATTGGACCGAGTCAAGCATGTTTTATTACTGTTGTTAATTGTCTTAAGCTTCTACATTAGTTACAACATTTGGGTTCCACGTGAGGAAGAGGAACTTACAAGCCCATTACAAACAACAAATCAGATGCCGGCTGCGCTTATCGAGCGCAAGCGACTCCACGTCTATGCGCCATCTCAATATATTTTGCATACGGATCATCCAGAAAAACTACCGCAAAATCAAATGTCTGAGATGTTTGAGACATTGATGTCTTCTGTAACGATTAATGAGTTAAGTGAGGGTGAACGATTTTCCCGAGAAGAATTTTTGCTGTTAAACGAAGCAGATGAAGATCAGTATTTAGAGATGATTTTCCATACGGAGTTGCCAATTGGACTATTTGATGGACGTTTTGCTAATTTACCGAGCGATTTTGCGAATAAATTTTTTACAAGATTGTCAATTAATTTGGACAATCCTACGACGCTTTATTTCTACAATTCCTATAACGAAGAGGTTTATAGAGGCGAACTAGACACAGATAAGTTGACAGAAATTAGACAACTAATTGACATCGAAAAGATAGAAGGAACTCCGGTCTTCTCGCAACTCATGAAACAAGATATTATTTATTTACCTGAGGAAGAACAGAATATTGCTCAGTTTGATTATGTGATGGAACGATTGCCGAATAGTTTATTTATCTCATCTTTTTTCCCAGATACATCAACTGTGGATGTACGAGTAAACAATTATGAGACGCGATATATTGACTTAACGACTGAGATTCGAATCAATCAAACAACGGATATTTTAACTTATTTGAACCAGTTACCTGATTTAGACGAACTGACGAATGTGGAGCGGTTTAACAATAGTTTTTACCAGCTGAGTAACTTGGAGAATTGGGTAGAGCCTATTTTACTGGATCATTATAATCCAGATAATAATATATTAACTTATCGTCGCTATATAGGTGAATATCCGATTTTTGATCAAGGAGGACGGAAATCCTATGTAGAGGTGGGTGTGCTAGAGGAAGGTTTATCACATTTGCAAATTCCACTCCAAATTACACAGACACCCATTACGTTGGATGATAGTAAGGCAGAGACGTTAATGTCGGGCCGTGAGGTTTTAGATGAAATAGAAAGTAAATCAACCTATGAACTGTCAGATATCGAAGGAATCCAAGTTGGACTGGATTGGACAGAGAGTAAAGAATCTAATCGTGTGATCCATTTTACACCAAAGTGGTACGTCAAAGTTGATGGACAGTGGTTGACACTGACAGATTTAGTGGCAGAAAGATCAGGTGATGGAAACTATGAATTTTAA